From a region of the Cyclopterus lumpus isolate fCycLum1 chromosome 5, fCycLum1.pri, whole genome shotgun sequence genome:
- the slc2a1b gene encoding solute carrier family 2, facilitated glucose transporter member 1 has translation MDSGKQITFTLMLSVGAAVIGSLQFGYNTGVINAPQKVIEKYINETWFERYEEPISKGSLTAIWSVSVAIFSVGGIFGSFSVGLFVNRFGRRNSMLMANILAFIAAILMGFSKMASSWEMLIAGRFVVGLYSGLSTGFVPIYVGEVSPTALRGALGTFHQLGIVVGILIAQVFGMEAIMGNDDLWPLLLGFTFLPAVIQCILLPLCPKSPRFLLINKNEENKAKAVLKKLRGTTDVSSDMQEMKEESRQMMREKTVTILELFRSPLYRQPLLIAVVLQLSQQLSGINAVFYYSTRIFEKAGVEQPVYATIGAGVVNTAFTVVSLFVVERAGRRSLHLLGLLGMAGSAVLMTIALALLDQLKWMSYLSIVAIFSFVAFFEMGPGPIPWFIVAELFSQGPRPSAFAVAGFSNWTANFIVGMGFQYVEELCGPYVFIIFTVLLLLFFVFTFFKVPETKGRTFDEISAGFRRSAGGRAEKHSPEELNSLGADSQL, from the exons ATGGACTCGGGGAAG CAAATAACGTTCACGCTGATGTTGAGTGTCGGAGCGGCCGTGATTGGCTCCCTGCAGTTCGGCTACAACACCGGAGTCATCAATGCCCCTCAAAAG GTCATTGAGAAGTACATCAATGAGACGTGGTTTGAGCGATACGAGGAGCCCATCAGCAAAGGCTCCCTCACCGCCATCTGGTCCGTCTCCGTCGCCATCTTCTCTGTTGGGGGCATCTTCGGCTCCTTCTCCGTCGGCCTCTTTGTCAACCGCTTTGGAAG GAGGAACTCGATGCTCATGGCCAACATCCTGGCCTTCATCGCAGCCATCCTGATGGGCTTCTCGAAGATGGCGAGCTCCTGGGAAATGCTGATCGCTGGTCGTTTTGTGGTGGGCCTCTACTCCGGCCTCTCCACAGGCTTCGTGCCCATATATGTGGGGGAGGTTTCCCCAACGGCCCTCCGCGGAGCCCTGGGCACCTTCCACCAGCTGGGCATTGTCGTCGGCATCCTCATTGCACAG GTGTTTGGAATGGAGGCCATCATGGGCAACGACGACTTGTGGCCGCTCCTTCTGGGCTTCACCTTCCTCCCCGCGGTGATACAGTGCATCCTGCTGCCTCTCTGCCCCAAGAGCCCCCGTTTCCTGCTCATCAACAAGAACGAAGAGAACAAGGCCAAGGCCG TGTTGAAGAAGCTCAGAGGCACCACGGACGTGAGCTCCGACATgcaggagatgaaggaggagagccGGCAGATGATGAGGGAGAAGACGGTGACCATCCTGGAGCTTTTCCGCTCGCCACTCTACCGCCAGCCCCTCCTGATCGCCGTCGTCCTGCAGCTCTCCCAGCAGCTGTCTGGCATCAACGCT GTATTCTACTACTCCACTCGTATCTTTGAGAAAGCCGGAGTTGAGCAGCCCGTCTATGCCACCATTGGAGCCGGTGTCGTGAACACTGCGTTCACTGTGGTGTCG CTGTTTGTTGTCGAGCGTGCGGGACGCCGCTCTCTGCACCTGCTGGGGCTGCTGGGAATGGCCGGATCTGCCGTCTTGATGACGATTGCCTTGGCTCTGTTG GACCAGCTCAAATGGATGTCGTATTTGAGCATCGTGGCCATCTTCTCCTTCGTGGCATTCTTTGAGATGGGACCGGGTCCCATCCCCTGGTTCATCGTGGCCGAGTTGTTCTCGCAGGGACCCAGACCCTCTGCCTTCGCTGTGGCTGGTTTCTCCAACTGGACTGCTAACTTCATAGTGGGAATGGGCTTCCAGTATGTGGAG GAGCTGTGCGGCCCCTacgtcttcatcatcttcaccgtGCTGCTGCTCCTGTTCTTCGTCTTCACCTTCTTCAAAGTGCCGGAGACCAAGGGTCGGACGTTCGACGAGATCTCGGCCGGCTTCCGCCGGTCGGCCGGCGGCAGAGCGGAAAAGCACTCGCCGGAGGAGCTCAACAGCCTGGGAGCCGATTCTCAGCTCTGA